The genomic window CCTCGACGCAGCCAAGGACACCATGGAAATCCTCAATCGCCTGAACCGCTGTTATCCCTTTGCTGAAAACGATGTCGAAAAAGGGGTCCAGGAGTTGCTTGGTCCCATCAACAAACGGATAGTCCAACAGGCCATGGACCGACTGGTCAATTCAGATGCCCAACACCTGGGAGAGCTGATGGTCGAGAGCCAGGCATTCTTCGACCGTTATGCCACCCCCGCCTGCCCGGAAGAACTGACTGCCCCGGTATTGCACAAGGTTCTGGCATATGAGCCCCTCAAGCCCCACATCTGGGGTGGCAAAGGAGTTGGGTCGCAGGGGGATGGCACCGCTCAATTCATGGCGCGAAGCAAGGCCGATCAGCAGGCAGTCATCGAGATTCTCAAGAGCGACCTGGCCATGGAAGCCCTGCCTCTGACACTCAAACCAGGGCAACAGGTGCGCAAGGCGCTGATCCCGGCAGCCGGCTTCGGTACTCGCCTCTTTCCAGCTACGAAGGCAGCCAAAAAGGAACTGTTCCCGATCATCGACGAGGATGGTATCGCCAAACCGGCTATCCTGCTGATCGTCGAAGAAGCGTTGGAGGCAGGCATTGAAGAGGTCATCATTATCGTCCAGGAGGACGACCTGCCGGAATTCGAAGACTTTTTCAACCAACAGGTGTCCATCGAGAACTTCAACAAGTTGCCGAGTCACTTTCAGGATTATGCTCGCCGGATTCTCGATATCGGTCGCAGGGTAACCTTCGCCGTTCAGACTACCCAACAGGGTTTTGGCCACGCCGTCTATTGTGCCCGCGAGGCCATCGGCGATGAACCCTTCCTCCTGATGCTCGGTGACCACATTTACCGTTCCCAGGGTAAAGCCTCTTGCGCCCGCCAGTTGATGGATGCCTACCAGCAACATGGTACGAGCATTCTGGGGCTTCGCCGTACACCTGAAAAGGATATTGCCAGCTTTGGCACCGTGGCAGGTGTCTGGCTGGAAGATAACCGCCTGCTCAGCGTCACCGAATTTGCCGAAAAACCCAACCTGGACTACGCGCGCCAGTATCTGAGAGTCCCGGGCTTGCCCGACGATGAGTACCTGACGGTTTTTGGCCAATATATCATCAAGCCCAAGATATTTGATTATCTGGAGGAGCACGTAGCCCACAACGTCCGTGAGCGGGGAGAGTTTCAGCTGACGTCGACGCTGGACAGGCTGCGCCAGGAAGATGGTTTCCTTGGCTTGATCATGGATGGGCGACGTTTTGACATAGGATTGCCATACCATTATCTGGAAACCCTGGCGACCTATGCTGCGCCGTCACCAACGGGGAGGGGTGCTGTTTGAACCACCTGTGTTTGGCGAGGGTTCAACGCCCAACTCCTTCTGCAGGATCGAGGCGCAGGCATGGTAGACCCGCACCGCTGCCGGGCGATTGCCCTGCACGGCGTACACCTTCATGAGTCGACGATAGGCCGCTTCGTGCAGCGGATCGTGGTCCAGCAGTTGTTTAGCCCGGCCCAGCGCACTGTCGATCTGGCGCAGATCCAGTAGGGCATCGATCAGATCGTCCAGGATTTCTATATAGCGGAAACGCAACTGCTCCTTAGTAATTCTCTTGGTGGAATTGCCTGGATTCCGAACTTTTCGGAACCTTCAAAATCTTTCA from Chloroflexota bacterium includes these protein-coding regions:
- a CDS encoding sugar phosphate nucleotidyltransferase; the encoded protein is MKLFVPGRICMFGEHSDWAGGYRRINADIEQGFTLIAGTDQGIYAEAESHPTSLVLSATQPDGQRVGPYEIPMESQALLEEAQAGGFWSYIAGVAYQMLTHYHVRGLAIDNYKTDLPMKKGLSSSAAICVMAARAFNRVYDLKLTVRGEMEMAYLGEITTPSRCGRMDQGCAFGNRPVLMVFDGDRLETKELLVDDDLHFVIVDLDAAKDTMEILNRLNRCYPFAENDVEKGVQELLGPINKRIVQQAMDRLVNSDAQHLGELMVESQAFFDRYATPACPEELTAPVLHKVLAYEPLKPHIWGGKGVGSQGDGTAQFMARSKADQQAVIEILKSDLAMEALPLTLKPGQQVRKALIPAAGFGTRLFPATKAAKKELFPIIDEDGIAKPAILLIVEEALEAGIEEVIIIVQEDDLPEFEDFFNQQVSIENFNKLPSHFQDYARRILDIGRRVTFAVQTTQQGFGHAVYCAREAIGDEPFLLMLGDHIYRSQGKASCARQLMDAYQQHGTSILGLRRTPEKDIASFGTVAGVWLEDNRLLSVTEFAEKPNLDYARQYLRVPGLPDDEYLTVFGQYIIKPKIFDYLEEHVAHNVRERGEFQLTSTLDRLRQEDGFLGLIMDGRRFDIGLPYHYLETLATYAAPSPTGRGAV
- a CDS encoding bacterial transcriptional activator domain-containing protein, which translates into the protein MRFRYIEILDDLIDALLDLRQIDSALGRAKQLLDHDPLHEAAYRRLMKVYAVQGNRPAAVRVYHACASILQKELGVEPSPNTGGSNSTPPRW